The following proteins are encoded in a genomic region of Gossypium hirsutum isolate 1008001.06 chromosome D05, Gossypium_hirsutum_v2.1, whole genome shotgun sequence:
- the LOC107902336 gene encoding transcription factor JUNGBRUNNEN 1-like (The RefSeq protein has 5 substitutions compared to this genomic sequence), with protein sequence MNIVVQACADNKDEEEDAPLPGFRFHPTDEELVGFYLQRKVDNKPLKIDLIKQIDIYKFDPWDLPKASSREGEIESYFFCRRGRKYRNSIRPNRVTGSGFWKATGIDKPIYSNGGSACIGLKKTLVYYRGTAGKGTKTDWMMHEFRLPNSTHTNASNATFSNPKSLALEEAEVWTICRIFKRSVSHRKYTPDWREIASNRTSTATPSPQIICSMGLGSNIHETYIAFGSPLVQSCDEKPGFSGMNGRNQWHAEQLSIAQPSSMASSSSFSSCPGNNDFFTLANWDELKSVVEFAFDPFSV encoded by the exons ATGAACATCGTCGTCCAAGCTTGTGCTGATAACAAGGACGAAGAAGAAGATGCTCCACTTCCTGGGTTTCGTTTCCATCCTACAGATGAAGAGCTTGTAGGGTTTTATCTTCAACGAAAAGTTGATAATAAACCCCTCAAAATCGGCCTTATCAAACAGATTGATATGTACAAGTTTGATCCCTGGGATCTCCCAA AAGCAAGCAGTCGTGAGGGAGAGATTGAATCATATTTCTTCTGCAGACGAGGAAGAAAGTATAGAAATAGCATTAGACCAAACAGAGTGACGGGATCAGGATTTTGGAAAGCAACCGGCATTGACAAGCCTATTTATTCAAATGGAGGATCAGCCTGCATCGGCCTAAAGAAAACCTTGGTATGCTACCGTGGAACTGCAGGCAAAGGAACCAAAACTGATTGGATGATGCATGAGTTTCGCCTTCCCAATTCCACCCACACCAACGCTAGTAACGCCACCTTTTCCAACCCCAAGTCTCTTGCACTAGAAGAAGCT GAAGTGTGGACTATATGTCGAATTTTCAAGCGAAGCGTATCGCATAGAAAGTACACTCCAGATTGGAGAGAAATCGCCTCAAACCGCACTTCAACTGCCACACCAAGCCCCCAAATTATCTGCAGCATGGGATTGGGATCCAACATTCATGAGACTTACATCGCTTTTGGCTCTCCGCTTGTTCAAAGCTGTGATGAGAAGCCGGGGTTCAGTGGTATGAATGGAAGAAACCAGTGGCATGCAGAGCAATTGAGCATTGCTCAACCTTCATCAATGGCCTCATCTTCAAGCTTTTCAAGTTGTCCAGAAAATAATGATTTCTTTACTCGTGCAAACTGGGATGAGCTCAAATCAGTTGTAGAGTTTGCTTTTGATCCCTTTAGTGTGTAA